The Cinclus cinclus chromosome 5, bCinCin1.1, whole genome shotgun sequence genome segment AAATCCAGGATGGAATTTAAGAATGTATAAAAGTGGCTTGGATTTGTTTGCAATTAAACCATTGTATAAAATGTGAAGTTTAAAAAGTGTTCTAATAACTAGAATATGTAATCATGAGTTAAAAGTAGAGATACCTcctactgaaaataaatagtaaTTCCTGGAATTTTACCTTTACAGGTATGATCACAGATCTCTTCAtagataaatttaaatttaaaggcACCAATGTGAAAACCAAAGTTCCTCTCCTTCTGGAAATTCTGGATGGCTGTGATCAAGATGGATTGATTGCTTTTTTTGATGCTGCCTGACAAGGAAAAAGCAGAGTAATTTTTCTGGTTTCAACCAAGGCATTTCAGTATCAAGTGAAAACCACTTTCACTCTTTTGTTTTACTCTCAGTGCTTAGGTTTTATTCATGTCTATTATCATATTGGATACAGTAGTAAAATTCATATAAACTGTTGTGTATGTTACCTGTGTGCAGAGGTTTTATGGACAGTGTTAATAGCTCAAGAAAAATCAGATGTAAACATCTAATACTCTTTTGGCAAAAATGTTTTCACTATTGTGTAAGACAACAGTAGCCTGTCCCCCAGCTGTAAGAATGGATGAAGAAACTGGATTCCAGAGACTTGGAAGAAATCTGTGTGTTTAAGCCGTACCTAACTTAGTTTTTCCTGTCTTGTTAATCATGTGGTGTGAGAAGCTCACCAGACTTGAGCTGGTGTAGCTGGTGTGTGCAAAGGGGGGATAACTCTGAATTAGACTGACGATAGCTCCGTTGAAAGCCACATTTGTTTAGGAATGGATGGTATTAAACTTCCTCAGTGCTTCTCCAGCCTCCCCGGGCTTAATTTCAAAACCCCAGCTACCTTCTcacttggttttatttaaaattagaagAGAGGAAGCAGCCAGTGGAGACAAGAGATCTGTTTGCAAGTAAAACAGATCAACTCCTTTGAAGTGACATGGAATCATCAAGggtggaaaagacctttgagatcatcaagtccaaccatcaacTTGTCATTATCACTGGAACCCCTAAACCACAGCCCCCAGCGCTGTATCCAGACACCTCTtagacacctccagggatggtgactcaccCTGAcagtgagaatttttttttttcctaattatctCATCTGAcggtggtgaggccctggcacaggttactcggagaagctgtagatgccccatccctgggaagtgtccaaggccaggttggatggggctctgagcaacctgggacagtggaaggtgtccctgcccaaggcgGGATGGTTGGAACAGGAGTGCCTTTGTGGTCTGCGATCCTTTGGTACTCGACATCTCCCCTGTCTCATCCTGAAGCCGTTTGCTCTCGTCTCCTCGCTGCGGGCACGTCACTACCCCCCTCCTTTCAGAGTCCCTTCCTCCCGACTAACCAAACCCCTCCCCATTTCCCGGGACACGTTCACGAGCCTGGCTGGGCGAGCTCCAGCGCGCTTCCCACGCACGaggctctcctctccctcctttggGCGAGCGGGGGGCCGGCCGTCCCCAGCAGCCGCGCTCGCTCGGTCCCTCCCCGCCCctgtgtccgtctgtccgtccCTCTGTCCGCCCCATCCGGCGCGGCCGTGACGCCGCGCGCGCCCATTGGGCGGTTCAAGAGTCGCGGGCTACTTGAACGGCGCGGGCGGCTCCAGGCGCGCCCgtccccggccccgccgctgcgGCCCCGCCGTCGCCCCGCTATCCCCTCGGCCGTgccctttcccccctcccccgccccccACCCTGCTCCCGCTGCGGCCATGCTGGCGGAGCAGGAGAACCAGGAGAACGTGCCCCCGCCGGCGGGCGGCAaagccgcggccccgccgcccgccgccggcacCCGCGTGGCGCTGGGGCTGCTGCGGGGAGCGCAGCAGCGCGCCGGGATCCCGCTGCaggtgagggggggggggagcggcggggcgcggggggaggaggaagatgaggaagggGCAGCGCGGCTCCGGCGCGGCGGGAGCTGTCAGGGGTCGGGCGCTGACGGCCGCTCTCCCCCACAGGCGGCGCGGGGCGGCTGCGAGGGCCATggagcggcggcggggctgcagctgccgcaGCAGCATCAACACCAGCCCTTCTCCATCCATGTGGACGAGCCCGATGGGGAGCGGGAGCCGCGGCGGCAGCGGGGCGTCGCGGCGGGGCCGAAAGAGGAGGAGGCGGCGCTGGGGCTGCGTGCGGCCGTGTGTGCCCTGGGGGAGCGGCGGCCCCTGGCCCCCCTGGGCAACGCCATGGAGCTGAGCTTCGGTAGGTGACACCCCGGTCCCAcctgctcctccttcctcagGGCCCTCCCTGCCCCCGGGAAACGCCGAGCGGCTCGCCCGGGGAATGATTCCCAGAGACAACTGCAGGGCTGTGGTTTGGGGCTGGTTTGGTTGCTTTGAGCCTGCATCCACCAGGATGCAACAGCTGTTCAATGCAGCTGAGCCCTCTGTGTTCTCGTCCCCTGctattttaggccactttataACTTTCAACTATCAGTGCTTCGTGGGAGAAGCCAGTTTTACAGACAACACCGACCCATAAAGCCTTGCCTTTTGCTACCGTTACGGAGTCAGAAGAGGACTTCACCCAGGCAAATGCCAAGATGTAAAAGGTTTTTCTCCCTATGGTGCAAGTGTTTTGAGCTCTTCCCAGTATGTGAAAAACAGGAACTGCCAGATCCATCTTCTGTAGCACATGTCTGAATATCTGAGGGCTGGTTTTCCTGTGATCCACTTGTGCAGGCCATAAAAAGCTCTGGCACCTCTGCCCTGTTTTAAACCACAATCTAAGCTTACAGCATCCACATCTATGTAACAAGGTAACACACAGAGTGCACTGAGCACTACATAATTTCAAGAGAGTTTTCCACCTCTTCCTTCTTagtgggaagaggagaaaggggaaggggaCATTTCCTTGTTGCTGCAACATTTGACTTCCATAGAGCCTCCTCAGCTCCCAGTCCAGCTGAGTGAGCCTGCATAAGGTTCCCTTTGCTGTGAGGGAGTGATGTGATGGTGCCCATTTTAACATGCCTGTTATCTTCTGCTTATTCTCCAAGATTCTCCAAGTATTATGGACATTTCAATAACCtcagaaacagaagagaaagcacCAAACGTTAATAATGTGCCAGACTATATCGACGAAATCCATACGTACCTGAGGGAAATGGAGGTGAGCTGCTGTCCCTTCTCTAATTTGCGTACAGCCCATAGGGGAAGAGTTTGGGGTGGAGAAATGTGTCTGAACACGAGTTACCAAGACAGTGACTAAATTAGAGCTCACTAGAAAGGGAGAAGTAAGAGCATGGGACTGGTTTATTGGTGATAAAGCTGATTGTGCCATACACAAGCTGGAAAGCAAGATGACATAAATAGAACTCACTGATCCTAAACTCACCAGTGTTTACTTCTGATTTGTTAAAAACTGTGGTAAATGGAGTTTAAACAGTTGCTTTGCTACTAGCATGTGGTCCAGCCAGCCTCAACTTTATTTGTCATCTAAACCTACAGGTGAAATGCAAGCCCAAAATGGGTTACATGAAGAAGCAGCCTGATATCACAAACAGCATGCGGGCTATTCTTGTGGACTGGCTGGTGGAAGTTGGAGAAGAATACAAACTACAGAACGAAACCCTGCACTTAGCTGTAAATTACATTGAtaggtttctttcttccatgTCTGTTTTGAGAGGAAAACTTCAGCTTGTGGGTACTGCAGCTATGCTGCTTGCATCGTAAGTGAAATTACTTAGTTTCAAATTCTGCCTACTGGTTTCATACAGATGAAAATGTTGTGGCTGTTGTGTTGTCTAGAACAGGACTGACTCGGGAGGGCTTCACAACTAGGATAAAAATCAGGAGTTATCCACCTAAAAGCTTGGCAGTTATCTTGGAAGTTTGCCCCTGAAGTGAGGCTCTATCTGTtacttccagctgcagcagccagcatcTAAACAGTACTTGAGGGAATATATTTGAGGCATGTGAAAAGCAAGTTGTGCTTGCCCCAATTACTTATTTAGTGGGTTATTCTGGAGTTTCAGTGACTCCAAGTCCCAAATTCCTTAATCCTAAATTATCATGCTCCTGTAGCTCTCTAATTTCAAATCCTGCTGATTCAAGAGCTACTGCACCAACTGCAGTGAACTTGTTTGGCACTGGGGCCCAGCTCCTTCCTGAGTCAGAATTTAAATGAGTGTTTCATTAAATGTTGGTGGCTTTCTGGTTATTTACTCAAAAACACTTCTCCTGGCAGGAAGTTTGAAGAGATCTACCCTCCTGAGGTAGCTGAGTTTGTCTACATCACAGATGATACCTACACCAAGAAGCAGGTCCTAAGGATGGAGCACTTAATTCTGAAGGTTTTGTCGTTTGACTTGGCGGCTCCAACAATCAACCAGTTCCTCACCCAGTACTTCCTACACCAGCAGACAGATGCTAAAGTGGAGAGCCTGTCAATGGTAAGAATTACTAGCTCAGCCTATGTAATTAGGGAGTTTTAGTGCAGATATTTattgcacatatatatatatatatgtatgtatgtataacaCATGTGCACCTTATGACTTGTGCTCCTCCAGAAGTGGTGCCCACTGCCACTTTCTGCTTGGGATACTCCATTCTTATCAGAGGCTGGTACTTGGCCTGTCTCAGACATGCACCCTTACTCAGAGCAGGCAGAGATTAATGAACTTTAAATTGGTGTTGGTTGCACTGCTAGATAGATGTTTCCCTCTCTCTTATCTACAGCTGCCACACCTAACCCCACACACACTTTGGCAAAAAGGGACTTCTGATTTGGTTTCTTTCCTCATCCAGCAGCAAGCTCTGAATCCAGAGGCTAATTTCTAGAGCAGAGCACAGATAACATTTCAGCTGAAGTTATAGTAAATCCCAGCTGTATGGTAGCTACCAGAGGTCCTAAATATAAGCCTTTGTCTCGCTGTGCAAAGGCCAGACCTGATTACACTCTTCCCTCTAGTTGTTATATATCCCTAAATATATCATGTCCTGGGAAAGCATGCGTTGGGAATGCTGTTTGGCAGTAACTAGCCGGAGATGCTTGAAGGGAAAGCGAGTAGAAACTGATAAAAAGTGTCTTTCCAACTGATGGCAGGATTGGAAGCTCAAGTGAGGGTTCTAAAGCAGGTGCTAACTTCTGGAAGCCGATGATTCCCTTTTTTGTTTCCCTCGCAGTACCTGGGAGAGCTGAGTCTAATTGATGCTGATCCTTACCTGAAATACCTGCCATCAgttattgctgctgcagcatttcatttGGCAGACTACACACTCACTGGACAAACCTGGGTACGTAGCATTCCACTGGGAGCCTCCATGGGCCTCTGTGTGTTCAGTGTCTCTGTACACAGTTCTGAGTGCTGGgcctgagctgcaggaattgcagcccctctgtgctcCTAGGCTGTTAATTAGGGATTGCTCCGTGTGGCATCTGAAAAATGGGATGGGGGGGCAAGGTAAATATGGTTCAAAAGACAGTTGAAAGCTCCACTGCTGGTGGGCAGCATAAGTGAACAGCAACATTCAAATGTCCCTCgccctttcttttttcccctcagcctGAATCCCTGTGCAAAGTAACTGGCTACACCCTTGAAGACATCAAGCCTTGCCTTATAGACCTACACAACACCTACCTCAAagcagcccagcacacacaACAGTCCATAAGGGAAAAGTACAAGAGTACCAAGTGAGTATCTGTGGAGGTGTTAACATCCGAGTCGTCCAAGTATATTTAGCTGCCTGGCAGGGTGTGGGTATGGGATGTGTCTTTTGAGTCTTCAGGTAGACCTAACTAACCAAATTCTCCTCTTCATTGAGATGGTGACAAGACTCCCTGGGGTTTTTGCATGGTGGTTTGTCAAGCAATACTTGGTGTTCTGTAGCTGCCTGGACTGTCAGGTAGAAACTGGAGGAATTTTCTTGACATTCCTACAGTTGGTGATACCTAATGCTCCTAAAAATCTGTGTGGGGCATGGCAGCCAACCAAGTCTCAGAACGTTTCCTGCCTGGTGGGAAATGTGCTTTGCTGCATTTATGCTGCTCTTTGTGGCAAAGAGCACTTGAGCAAGATGACATCCTGCCTCTTTTGTTCCCTTTCTAGGTACCATGGAGTATCACTCATTGACCCACCCGACACACTAAACTTATTGTAATAATCAAGAGACTGATCTTTTTAAGAGATGTATATTACCAGAAAATTATGTACAGTTTTAAACATGGTTCAAGATTCTAGATATGATCACTCAGAGtatgaacacaggatttgattACTTCAATTATGAAGTTTAGTTTCATGTGGTTTTAATGTAAATCTTTTGTACATGCAATCTTGTTAAGAGTTTTAgctgtgtttttattaaaatgttctcTTCAGGCACAGAATTAACCATGCAGGCCACATGAAATCTGAGACTGCTTATCTAATTATAGACTAAATATTAACATTAGCAGTGCATTATTATAGTAgggctttttctccttttgggTAAGCAAGACTTGGTCTCCATGGAGTACCGGTAGCATTTCTATACTGTCTAGTTTAAACTGAGACTTAGCATAGATCCAAAACGTGCCTTAATGGCTacaaaactggaagaaaactATGGCCACGAGGAGAATTCCTTTCTGAAACCAGCTCATGAGGCTTTTTAGGACGTGCCCCAGTTGCTGTATAATGTAGTGCCAGATCATCATCAGGGGAAATGCTgaatgctctgctgcagggactgCACAGTTAAAACTCCTGTACCAGTTCATACCTCACACTTCTACGCAGAAAATGGTCTTGCTGTCAGTATTTTCTAGTCCAGTATTTTCAGTGAAACTGATACTAAACCCATGGAGTTCCCACTGATGTGTTGTTGGCTGTCCCAAAAGTCCATTGATGCCTACTGAGAAAATTAGTCCGCAGCCTGCTTGCCTTATACCTCTTCAGGGGGGTGGTGGAGGGGTTAAACTGCAGTGAGTgaactgctgctctgtgtgctcgAGGGCAGGGGATGTCTTCTGGCATGGATTCTGTACACCCCTCATGCTCGGGAGGAGCTCCTCTGTGGCGCGCAGCAAAAATGTGCCATGCTTTTCCTTGGTTCTGGAAAAACTGTTACATGAGCAAACTGGCGTTCAATTAACATTAGATCAAGTTGATGTTTTACCTTCAGCCTGTGTAAATGGAGTGAtgctgccctgtccctgctgttgTTTGCATGTAAAGCAGCAAGTGCACGGAAATGGGCTGAACTGAGCCATTTCTAGGTTGGCTAATAAACAGTTTTTGTATCTGATGTTAGCGGTCTTGCCAATAGCTTGAAATCACTGAGGGGTAGTACTGTCATCTTAAACTGGCCTTCCGTTTCTAAAGCTTTTTGACAAGGGCTGCCCTGTGAAACCTGTGCTTCTGGGACTTGAAGTTGAGTCAGCCCTGTCTCTCTGGTTATCTGGGCACCCAGCAGTGTAAACTCCTCCTCACAAATGTCCAACAGCTGTTAGGGTGTGGGCtatttgaaatgcttttttaaaaatcttcatttcCCTGTCAGGCTGAGCAGTAGGTGTTAATGAGAGAACTGTCTCCCCTCAGTAACTACAAAGTTACTGCTCTG includes the following:
- the CCNA2 gene encoding cyclin-A2 isoform X1; this translates as MLAEQENQENVPPPAGGKAAAPPPAAGTRVALGLLRGAQQRAGIPLQVRGGGSGGARGEEEDEEGAARLRRGGSCQGSGADGRSPPQAARGGCEGHGAAAGLQLPQQHQHQPFSIHVDEPDGEREPRRQRGVAAGPKEEEAALGLRAAVCALGERRPLAPLGNAMELSFDSPSIMDISITSETEEKAPNVNNVPDYIDEIHTYLREMEVKCKPKMGYMKKQPDITNSMRAILVDWLVEVGEEYKLQNETLHLAVNYIDRFLSSMSVLRGKLQLVGTAAMLLASKFEEIYPPEVAEFVYITDDTYTKKQVLRMEHLILKVLSFDLAAPTINQFLTQYFLHQQTDAKVESLSMYLGELSLIDADPYLKYLPSVIAAAAFHLADYTLTGQTWPESLCKVTGYTLEDIKPCLIDLHNTYLKAAQHTQQSIREKYKSTKYHGVSLIDPPDTLNLL
- the CCNA2 gene encoding cyclin-A2 isoform X2 translates to MLAEQENQENVPPPAGGKAAAPPPAAGTRVALGLLRGAQQRAGIPLQAARGGCEGHGAAAGLQLPQQHQHQPFSIHVDEPDGEREPRRQRGVAAGPKEEEAALGLRAAVCALGERRPLAPLGNAMELSFDSPSIMDISITSETEEKAPNVNNVPDYIDEIHTYLREMEVKCKPKMGYMKKQPDITNSMRAILVDWLVEVGEEYKLQNETLHLAVNYIDRFLSSMSVLRGKLQLVGTAAMLLASKFEEIYPPEVAEFVYITDDTYTKKQVLRMEHLILKVLSFDLAAPTINQFLTQYFLHQQTDAKVESLSMYLGELSLIDADPYLKYLPSVIAAAAFHLADYTLTGQTWPESLCKVTGYTLEDIKPCLIDLHNTYLKAAQHTQQSIREKYKSTKYHGVSLIDPPDTLNLL